The nucleotide sequence CGTGTCCGTTTTGAATCGCCCCTTGGTATCCGTGTAGTGATCCAGCACTGCCTTACGGATTTTCTGTCCCATCTCCCCGAAGCGTTTCTGATCATCCTGTTTGCCAAGGGCTCCGGCCATCTCGGCCATCAAATCGGCGCAGTAGGCAAAATAGAAGGAAGCAAGCAGGTCGGGCGGCGTTTTTTTACCAAACGAAAGCCAGTCACCAAAGCCACCCTTAGGGCTCAAATCCCGGAAGGTACCCTCGGGAAAGAGGTAAGTACCCTGGCTGCGTTTTTCCAGAAAATCCATGAAATGTACCATAGGTACCCATCCTTTCTCGATGAGGCGCGTATCGCCATAAGTCTGGTACATCTGGTAGGGGCAGATAATCCCTGCTTCCATCCAGCCGGGCGAAAACGTATCCGTCTTTCGTAGATTCGGACGCGGCGCATAGAGCGGGTAGGCTCCATTTTCGTACTGCGCGTCGTTGAGATCCACGACCCATTTGGTAAAAAACGAAGCCACATCGCGGTTGAAAGTAGCCGACTTCACATACACCTGGGCGTCACCGGTCCAGCCGACGCGCTCGTCGCGCTGCGGGCAGTCGGTGGGGATGTCGACATAATTGGAGCGCTGAGTCCAGTCGATGTTTCGATACAACTGGTTCACCATCGCGTTGTCTGTTTCAAAGGTACCCACCTGCGGGGTGTCCGACCCAATGACCAGGCCGACGAGGGTAGTGGCGTCGGGTTTGTCGCGCAGCCCGCTGATTTCCACGTATTGAAAGCCGTGGTAGGTAAATTTGGGTTCCCAGACCTCACCCTCGCGGGCTCCTTTCAGGATGTAGGTATCCGTAGCGCGGGCCATACGGAGGTTTTCGGTCATCAGTCGCCCGTCGGGAAACAGTTTCTCGCCGTAGCGCAGCCGGATCGTATCGCCCGCCCGGCCTTTCACCCGCAGGCGGATGATCCCCGCGAAATTTTGTCCCATGTCAAAAATATACGTACCATCGGGTCGCTGCGTTTGATGCTTTACGGGTAGGGTACCCGTTATTTTCACGGGCGGACCCGGATAAGTCTGCACCAGACGACCCGCCCGGTCGGGGTAGACTCCGGCCTTTTGCCAGCTTTTGTCGTCGAAGCCCGGCTTTTGCCAATCGGCCCATTCCAGGCGGGCGTCGTAGGTTTCGCCGTTGAGCATATCCGATTCCAGAAGGGCCCCGAAACTGGCCTTCCAGGAATTATCGGTGGCGAATGTTTCGGTTTTGCCATCAGGATATTCCACTTCGAGTTGGGCTTTCAACAAAGGTACCTTTCCGTAAAAGGCCCGCACCACGGGATTACCCACCAGCAGGGCGTAGCCAAGGTACCCTGCGTACCAGCCGTAGGAAAGTTGCGAGGCCAGTACATTCGCCCCGGATTTGAGTTGGCTGGTTACGTCATAAGTCTGGTAGTACACCCGTTTGTCATAATCCGTCCAGCCGGGGGTCAGGAACTCGGTACCGGCTTTCTGGCCATTGATCGAGAATTCATACAGGCCCAAGGCAGTCACGTACAGGCGGGCTTTGCGAAAACCGGGCCGCAGCCGTATTTCCCGGCGCAGGTAGGGGGCCGGAGGGAGTTGATAGGTTTTCCCTTTCCCCAGCGTATCCGGGTCCAGTCCGATCCACTGCGCCTGCCAGTCTTTTTTGTCCAAAAGTCCCGTTTCCCAGTAGGCAGCTTGGCTCCATGCTCCCGGCTTACCGGCCTTATCCCAGCTACGGACTTTCCAATGGACTATTTGGCGCGATTCCAGCTTTTTACCCGCATAAGGTACCTGCGCGGTCGAGCGTCCCGCCACTTTACCGGAATTCCAGAGATCCGCTTTTTCCTCCGACAGTTTTTCCAGAGAACTCGCCGCCAGAATCTGGTAGGCAGTCTGCATTTGGTTGCGTTCCGGCGAGGTAAGCTCCCAACTCAACCTCGGAGCCGTTGCGTCCGTAACCGGATTCACTTTGTATTCCGTGCGGAGGTAGGTGGGCAGGAGCGTTTGGGCGGTGGCCGGGAGGATTATTCCTAAATTAATGAAAATGAATATCAGCGGAAAAACAGGCGAGCCGCCCGTATTACAGGGGATTGACTTTTTCAAAGCAGGTTGGATTTAGGAAAAAAAGAGTTCATCATTATTAATCAAATACTCACAGGACCAGCTGCCCGAACAAACGCAGTAGCGTTTCGCTGGCGTCAGTACAGAAGCCCGGATGTACCCTGGAGGTTTGTACCACACTGCTGCGGGTGGCCGTCAGCCAGCGAAACCGCGAGGCCAGGGGTAGCTGGCCGATGGGTCCGCCTTCGGTTTTTCCGGCACAGATCGCCGTCAGGGCCTGCAGGTACCTTTCCAGTTCGTCGGGATCAGTATGACTGCACAGGGCGCGGAGTTTTTCAACGTCCAGTCGATGCAGGGCATTCAGGTACTTGAGACCGGAACAATAGAGAATTACCCCAACATTGATGAATTCTTCGCGCTCGACCCGGGGTACCACGCGGATAACGGCGTACTCAAACAAGTGCTGCACGGGCGAGTTGGGCTTCTTTGATGAAGATTTCGGAATGGGCGATCCGATCGGTCAAAAACTGCGCGTACCGCTGCCGACGCACTTCGGGCGAATCATCAGAAGACTCATCGGCGAGCCAGTCGTCGGGGATGAGCGCCACGATACCCTGAATGCGCTCTTTGGTGAGGATTTCCTTGCCTTGGGTATCCACGGTTTCCAGTTCCGATGCATAGGGTAGCAGCACGTGATCCTTTATCTGCACGAAAGGCCGTTTGGCCTGTTCGGTCCAGTCCTGTCCCGAATGGTGAAAGTACAGCGATGCCCCGTGGTCGATGAGCCATAGCTCCCGATGCCACATCAGCATATTGGTGTTGCGGGGTGTACGGTCGACATTCATCAGCAGGCAGTCGAGCCACACAATTTGGGAAGCCAGGCGGGCATCTACCGACGTGACAAGCGGATCGAAGGTCAGGGCGCCGGACAGGTAGTGCATGGCCAGGTTGAGTCCCGTACTGAACCGCAGCAAATCCTGGATTTCCTCGTCGGGCTCGGTGCGGCCAAAGGCTTCATCGAGTTGGGCAAAAACGATTTCAGGTACCCGCAGGCCGAGCAGCCGGGCCAGCTCGCCCCCGATAAGTTCGGCGATGAGGGCTTTGACCCCCTGTCCCGCCCCCCGGAACTTGAGCACATACAGGAAACCGTCATCGGCTTCGGTGAGGGCGGGCAACGAGCCCCCCTCGCGCAGGGGCGTGACATAGCGCGTAACCTGTACGGTGCGGAGTTCGGGATTGGAATTGATCATACGTTGGGAATCAGGCCAGGAAAATACCTTTTACTGTCTACACGATGAAGACGCAAACCAGTGAGGGCCAAAATAACAAAAAAAGGGCCGAAGCCCTATCCTTATACAGTCAAAGAAGGTACCCTCACGACTTTCCGTCCAGTTTCAGCGCCTTGAAACGGCGCGTAAGGTCGGTGAGCGATTGTTCCACGCCCATGCGCTCCAGCGACGATGCACCCACAAAACCGTGCAGTTCGGTACGGTCCAGCATGACGCGTACGTCTTCGGGTGTGTTGGTAGGTCCGCCGTGAGCGAGGAAAAAAATGTCGGGGTTGATACCTTTCGCGGCATCCATAATAGCCTGGCTGCGTTCAACGGCTTCGTCCATGCTGCACGAGGCGTTCACCACACCAATAGAGCCACCCACCGTGGTACCCACGTGCGCAATGATGGCGTCAGCCCCTACCTCGGCCATCTGGGCGGCCTCTTCGGGCTTAGCGACGTAGACGATTGAGAATAAATCCATCATCGAAGCCAGCCGCACCATTTCCACTTCCTTGGCAAAGCCCATGCCCGTTTCTTCCAGTACCTGCCGCAGGTGCCCGTCCACGATGGAATGGGTAGGAAAATTATTGACCCCCGAAAAACCCATTTCCTTTACTTTGAGCAGATGGTGCCACATGCGGCGGCGCGGATCGGAGCCATGTACCCCACAGATGACCGGAATTTCCTCCACCACCGGCAGTACCTCGAACTCCCCGATCGCCATGGCTTCGGCGTTGGCGTCGCCGTAGGCCATCAAACCAGCCGACGAGCCGTGTCCCGCCATGCGGAACCGGCCTGAGTTGTAAATAATAATTAAATCCGCACCGCCTTTTTCGATGAATTTAGCGCTGATGCCGGTACCCGCCCCGGCGGCAATGATGGCTTTGTTCTGATTCAGGGTAGCCCGCAGGCGGTCCCTTACTTCCTGTCGTGTGTAAGGATTCCCCTTACCGGTCCATGGATTTGGCATTTTTATGTGTAATTGTTGAATTGTTGAATTGTTGAATTGTTGAATTGTTGAATTGTTGAATTGTTGAATTGTTGAATTGTTGAAGGAAAATTCGGGTGCCCAGGGTACCTACTCTCCGTTTCTGAAAAACTTCTGTACTCCTGTACTTTCCCACTTTGCACCTTTGTCACTTTGTGCCTCTTTCCCTTCCAGCAAATTCAAAAGCTCATCGACCAGCACTTTGGCAAAAAGCGGGTTGTTGATGTGGGCGTTCACTTCCATTACTTTCGTAGTTTCATCACTGTTTTCTTTGATAGAATCAAAAAGTACCTGATTGACCTCGGGATTATAAAAAATACCGCCTTCGGCGTCAATTTGGGAAATTCCCTTCAAAGGTAGCACTACGGTAGCGTGGGCTCCGTGTAGTTTCCGGGCGAGTTGTTGGCCTAGTTCACGGTTTTCTTCCGCGTTGGTGCGCATGAGCGTGACACTGGGCGCCCAACTATACAACTGACGATGCTGATAACGTTCCGGCACGGTGTCGGGCTGCCAAAAATTCACCATGTCGAGGCATCCCGGTGCTACCACCTGCGGAATACCCGTTTCGGCGGCGGCCGTCAGTCGATCTATTCCGGCATTGCAGACGCCGCCACAGAGTTCATCGGCCAGTTCGGTGGTGGTTATGTCCAGCACGGCGTCGAAACGGTGCTCGCGGATCAGGGCTTCCATCGTGCGCCCTCCCACCCCATTGGCATGAAAAGCCAGTACCTCGTACCCTTGCTGCTTCAGAAGCGCCGTACACTGATCAGCACAGGCGGTCGTGTTACCGAACATGCTGATGGCGATGCTACCCGCGGCATCAGCTTTTTCCGAAGGTACCACCCTGCTCATGGCGCAAATGGCGGCGGCCGCCTGTTCGATAAGCGGTTGGATGAGGCTGTTCAGGCCGGCTACGTCCACCACGGAAGGCATGAGGGTGATGTCTTTATGCCCAATTTGACGCGACAAATCCTTGGCCGCCAGGGTACTCAGGCAAAACTTAGGTACCCCCAGTGGAATGGCCTGCATGGCCGAAAGGGCAATATAGGTACCCCCGCCGCCCCCCATGCTGATCGCCGCTTTGAGTCCTCCTCTGGTCACTAGTTCGGCTACCCGAATCGCCGCGCCCTGCCCCATCAGTTCCACGGCCTGGCCACGATCCTGCTTTTGGCGAAGTGCGGCAAGGGTCGTTCCGGCGGCCTGGGCTACGGCTTCGGCTTCTATGTCCACCGGAAAAGCTTCCGTGGTACCCATCACGCCGGTGTTCATCGTTACCACCTGTTCCCCATTCCGCCGTATGCATTCGCGTAGGTAAGCAAATACCTCGCCCTTGGTATCGAAACAACCCACGATCAGTATGTAGGGATTTTTCATAGTTTTACAGTCCAGGTGTTTCGTTGCGTTCCCGGGGTACCCTTGCGTTCCCAACCCGAAGCCACATAGGTACCTCCGTACACGATAAGGCGATCTTGGGGCAATTTTTACTGTCGACAATCACCCATTCGCTAAGTCTCTGTTTTAACCCGCCGCCGTAATTATTCCGTAGGGAATCTAGTATGAAGAGCGACACTGACGCATTACGTACCACAATTGAGCTGATTTATCCGCTGAATCCCGAAGAAATGAAGGCATTTCTGGCGGTCTGGAAGCCACTGACAGCCAAGCGGAAGGTGGTGCTTACCGCCCAGGGCGAGGTAGCCACCGAGCTGTATTTTGTCCGGGAAGGGTTGCAGCGGGTGTATTATCTGGACGAGCAGGGACGGGAGGCAACGCTAGTGTTCACCTACGCGCCCTCGTTTGGCGGCGTCATCGATTCGTTCCTTTTACAGGTACCCTCGCGCTACTATTACGAAACCCTCACGCCTTCGACTTTCCTCAAAACCAGCTTCTCCGAAATCGATCAGCTGATGCTCCGGTACCCGGCGATTGAACGGATGATCCGCCTGGGTACCAACGCCACGCTGAGCGGACTGCTGGAACGACTGGTGGAAGTGCAGCTTTTTTCGTCCGAGGAAAAATTCCGTTCCCTGCTCCGCCGGAGCCCGCACATTCTGCAGAGGGTACCCCACAAGTACCTGGCCAGCTACCTGGGCATCGACGCGACGAATTTCAGCAAGCTGCTCAACAAAGTACGGCTTTGAAATGATGGTAAATACCAAGATTATTTTCCCGTCGCCGCCAGACCTTTGGGGTAACATTTAAACCAATCTGTCAGCCATGAAAAAATACTCGCCCCAGCAATGGATCGAACCCCTTACCGAATCGGTAGAAGCCCATCTGATACGCGCCACGGAGGTGTACCAAAACCTTTCGGACGCGGATATGAACACCCCGCCCGCGGACGGGGGCTGGTCGGTGGCCCAGTGCCTCGAGCACCTCAACAGTTATGGTCATTTTTATCTGCCGGCGGTCAGGAAGGCTCTACATGCTGTGGCAAGTCCGGCTGAGCCGTCCGGGGGTACCTACCGAAGTGGGTGGTTGGGCCGCTACTTTATCAATATGATGAAGCCCGAAAACACCAAAAAATTCAAGGCTTTTAAGGGACACATACCAGCTCCTAAGTTGGATGGAGCGGCGGTCGTGGCCGAGTTTATCGAACAGCAGGAACAGTGGCTGCGATTATTGGACGAAGTAAATCGCGTCGCTGAGCTTAATGCGCGGGTACCTATTTCCATTTCGCCGCTAGTACGTTTGAAGCTGGGCGATGTGTTCGGTTTCGTCATCGCCCACAACGCCCGGCACATCCAGCAGGCCGACCGGGTACTGGCAGGTACCCTGGAGCGAGCCTAAGCGGAGTCAATTCCCGATGTTTTCCTTGATTTTCTGCAAGTCTTCCAGATCGCCTTCGATGATCAGGTTCACGTCGCTGTTTTTGAACATTTCATTGTCGGACGACAGGGTGCAGTTAAAATTAAGCTTGAAGGGCAGGCTTTTGCCCTGCCCGATCAGTTGTCCAATGGACTTGAGCAGATCGCCCATGTCCACGGCCAGGGGAATATCGTAAATTTCCTCGCTGCCGCCGCTTACTTGGGTTACACCCGCTACGGTACCTTTGGCCAGACTTTTCTGGCTTCCCAGATCCACCTCATAGGCCGGATCTTTGAATTCAATCGGAAAGGCGTTCCGGTTCTTGAATTTGAGTTGCAACACTATTTTTGATTCGCTCAGCCCGAATT is from Salmonirosea aquatica and encodes:
- a CDS encoding Tm-1-like ATP-binding domain-containing protein; translated protein: MKNPYILIVGCFDTKGEVFAYLRECIRRNGEQVVTMNTGVMGTTEAFPVDIEAEAVAQAAGTTLAALRQKQDRGQAVELMGQGAAIRVAELVTRGGLKAAISMGGGGGTYIALSAMQAIPLGVPKFCLSTLAAKDLSRQIGHKDITLMPSVVDVAGLNSLIQPLIEQAAAAICAMSRVVPSEKADAAGSIAISMFGNTTACADQCTALLKQQGYEVLAFHANGVGGRTMEALIREHRFDAVLDITTTELADELCGGVCNAGIDRLTAAAETGIPQVVAPGCLDMVNFWQPDTVPERYQHRQLYSWAPSVTLMRTNAEENRELGQQLARKLHGAHATVVLPLKGISQIDAEGGIFYNPEVNQVLFDSIKENSDETTKVMEVNAHINNPLFAKVLVDELLNLLEGKEAQSDKGAKWESTGVQKFFRNGE
- a CDS encoding Crp/Fnr family transcriptional regulator, with the translated sequence MKSDTDALRTTIELIYPLNPEEMKAFLAVWKPLTAKRKVVLTAQGEVATELYFVREGLQRVYYLDEQGREATLVFTYAPSFGGVIDSFLLQVPSRYYYETLTPSTFLKTSFSEIDQLMLRYPAIERMIRLGTNATLSGLLERLVEVQLFSSEEKFRSLLRRSPHILQRVPHKYLASYLGIDATNFSKLLNKVRL
- a CDS encoding HipA family kinase; the protein is MINSNPELRTVQVTRYVTPLREGGSLPALTEADDGFLYVLKFRGAGQGVKALIAELIGGELARLLGLRVPEIVFAQLDEAFGRTEPDEEIQDLLRFSTGLNLAMHYLSGALTFDPLVTSVDARLASQIVWLDCLLMNVDRTPRNTNMLMWHRELWLIDHGASLYFHHSGQDWTEQAKRPFVQIKDHVLLPYASELETVDTQGKEILTKERIQGIVALIPDDWLADESSDDSPEVRRQRYAQFLTDRIAHSEIFIKEAQLARAALV
- a CDS encoding phosphoenolpyruvate hydrolase family protein encodes the protein MPNPWTGKGNPYTRQEVRDRLRATLNQNKAIIAAGAGTGISAKFIEKGGADLIIIYNSGRFRMAGHGSSAGLMAYGDANAEAMAIGEFEVLPVVEEIPVICGVHGSDPRRRMWHHLLKVKEMGFSGVNNFPTHSIVDGHLRQVLEETGMGFAKEVEMVRLASMMDLFSIVYVAKPEEAAQMAEVGADAIIAHVGTTVGGSIGVVNASCSMDEAVERSQAIMDAAKGINPDIFFLAHGGPTNTPEDVRVMLDRTELHGFVGASSLERMGVEQSLTDLTRRFKALKLDGKS
- a CDS encoding DinB family protein, with protein sequence MKKYSPQQWIEPLTESVEAHLIRATEVYQNLSDADMNTPPADGGWSVAQCLEHLNSYGHFYLPAVRKALHAVASPAEPSGGTYRSGWLGRYFINMMKPENTKKFKAFKGHIPAPKLDGAAVVAEFIEQQEQWLRLLDEVNRVAELNARVPISISPLVRLKLGDVFGFVIAHNARHIQQADRVLAGTLERA
- a CDS encoding DUF3037 domain-containing protein, which codes for MQHLFEYAVIRVVPRVEREEFINVGVILYCSGLKYLNALHRLDVEKLRALCSHTDPDELERYLQALTAICAGKTEGGPIGQLPLASRFRWLTATRSSVVQTSRVHPGFCTDASETLLRLFGQLVL
- a CDS encoding family 78 glycoside hydrolase catalytic domain, which produces MKKSIPCNTGGSPVFPLIFIFINLGIILPATAQTLLPTYLRTEYKVNPVTDATAPRLSWELTSPERNQMQTAYQILAASSLEKLSEEKADLWNSGKVAGRSTAQVPYAGKKLESRQIVHWKVRSWDKAGKPGAWSQAAYWETGLLDKKDWQAQWIGLDPDTLGKGKTYQLPPAPYLRREIRLRPGFRKARLYVTALGLYEFSINGQKAGTEFLTPGWTDYDKRVYYQTYDVTSQLKSGANVLASQLSYGWYAGYLGYALLVGNPVVRAFYGKVPLLKAQLEVEYPDGKTETFATDNSWKASFGALLESDMLNGETYDARLEWADWQKPGFDDKSWQKAGVYPDRAGRLVQTYPGPPVKITGTLPVKHQTQRPDGTYIFDMGQNFAGIIRLRVKGRAGDTIRLRYGEKLFPDGRLMTENLRMARATDTYILKGAREGEVWEPKFTYHGFQYVEISGLRDKPDATTLVGLVIGSDTPQVGTFETDNAMVNQLYRNIDWTQRSNYVDIPTDCPQRDERVGWTGDAQVYVKSATFNRDVASFFTKWVVDLNDAQYENGAYPLYAPRPNLRKTDTFSPGWMEAGIICPYQMYQTYGDTRLIEKGWVPMVHFMDFLEKRSQGTYLFPEGTFRDLSPKGGFGDWLSFGKKTPPDLLASFYFAYCADLMAEMAGALGKQDDQKRFGEMGQKIRKAVLDHYTDTKGRFKTDTVPYGNGAGYVDGQLGFSGHTQTAYANAIYMGILPAKSIGQAGDYLAELIRQNDGRLATGFLGAKPLLPALSASGHSALAYELFLSKEFPSWGFEVENGSTTIWERWDSYTKEDGFKYNAAMNSFNHYAFGAVCEWMFENAAGIQPAEPGFARFIIRPEIDPKSGTDRINQLQASYHSPNGPIVSSWKKEPDGLLMNVTIPVNTTAQVYVPAASVNQVVVDGRKLTALPEIKSSETRDGYVVLSVGSGSYEIRSSR